The genomic stretch caagagacacctcatagatagggcagggcagcagcctctgatttgatccatgaatccacggggattcagttccttctcgcattagatatcacccgtactgccagaggaactataaattataggtacatccatgcgctagcgaacttgatagacaatatcactgagatgtatgatgacaccttcaggtatatgggaagggagttacaagcctacaagtagGAACTtatccagcacagaatggtccttaattatgttacagccgtgacaggtgggtactgtgttactctggtaactcaatatggtgtgaagtgctgtacatatattacaaacagcactgacgaccccacgaagatcatcgatcagaagatggacgagatcttgcagttgaagtgggagttcaggaggaagcacaatcttaccttagcgactgtgggtaattaactgactggctgggtctcatggttgaacccacgcaaatggttctcagggttaggaaagtgggcacagaatgttattatgagtgtggggaagtttctcctttgtatcctgggagtcatcataattattggcctgatattcaggtgtgttcgaattctaacgcggcgcaagcgcagcacaaatttgatgaatctaaggagcgagggcactgttacagcagcagatttgatttatgatccatcaataGAAACTGTgaaatgataaggattgtaaaaatgaatttcatggcctgtttctttcacctgtttttttctgtctccccctctgcccagatacatccaaccggaaaagacttcaaccctacccaaaatgtttatgtgaatgtatttttatatatgtgtcttatcttcatctctgcaacctccagttaatggcacacatagtcgacaggtgatagccacatatactagcactcacatatgttcccctccatgtatcatcaactaaatgtgcaccccatttgttggaataagaagccgaaaagagctcggtagtgtttgtttgcccatttacagacccttaatacgggatgagaaggatttaatgtatacttcgcaatacctcgaagcttatttagaacatatacggcacaatgatacatgccccgcagacattgattcatacatacatgctttttactatcccactaggctatacatctcccacctacaactctcccccaatcatccaagcttttgtatatattgtataggtaatatttctctgtttattagttaagagtggcagttattgatgactgccaaagggtggactgttgaagttggaaaatattacagtacacacatcacatacaaacatcacacagatggcctccgtgcgcgtacttattctgctgtgcatgcacatattcgcaaattgcgtatgatcgctcatgcggtcgtgcgtgttagcgcatggtatgagtaattacggaggcatttgtactcgcatggaaaagccacaaagacatattatatatttaatccatataatgcataaatcacccactgtctgctcatccttctaatagcatgaagatggtttacacataaattatcctcccagaaactctaatacaatgtaccagacggccttgtttacgcaaagctttgaaatcctatgaagaaggcaaatacctttggttactcccattgttctagagttgtccagtatctgtcgaagacaataaatactggattgtcattgtcttatctgaagacaggacaaacaaaaaagacaatatccaggaacctagtttgaagagaaactcaatttgcaatagctgacaaattacaaaccagacatttagatagctaaggtaattcatggtctgaactcttggaaatgtgtgtgtgtgtgtgtttatgtatgtgtatgtatatatatatacagtggtgtaactagaaatttttctcccccaagccaaaaaattctttcccccctcccccccccccatgattggcaccagtaaagggacaaacatgcgggcgccgccaaaaagggggcgtggcttcgtttaaatgggcgtgacttcgcataaaggggcgtggcattgcaggaaaagactaccttataccccagttttgcaacctgcacgcccagacgttagccaccacaggaaagaaaaataatcctgattcatgccccttacattatttgtcatttttcctccttatagtaatgcccagtatacattatgccacatactgcaaaggccctcagacattatgccacacacaataatgcacatgacacaatatgcacacactgtaatgcccccgacacattatgccacacacagtaatgcctgtgacacattatgacaggaatcgcaatgcccgttatacattatgctacacactgcaatgcccctgatacattatagcacatacaatgtctgtgacacagtatgacacacaccgcaatgatcctgagacattataccacataccacaatgcccgtgatatagtatacaacacaccgtaatgcctgacacattatgacacacacagcaatgtccgtgatacattatgccacacaccgtaatgcccattacacattaagttctacagtaaggcttctaattacttttaaattacctgctcgttgccaggggtttcatgctcttggttccatgcacggtgccagggattttcatgctcagggtgtcatatgctcgttgccaggggtttcatgcactgggtgtcatgctcgttgctagggggtagtgcttgttgctagggccgtgctcccagtgccacatatgcccccagtgccagatattcccccacagtgccaggtacatgcccccagtgccaaatatacccccccagtgccacatatgcccccagtgccagatattcccccacagtgccaggtatatgcccccagtcccagatattcccccacagtgccaggtacatgcccccagtgccaaatatacccccccagtgccacatatgcccccagtgccagatattcccccacagtgccacatatgccccctcagtgcctgctcccctcagtgccagatattcccccacagtgccaggtatatgcccccagtgccagatattcccccacagtgccacatatgcccctcagtgcctgctccccccagtgccagatattcccccagtgccaagtatatgcccccagtgccagatattcccccacagtgccacatatgccccctcagtgcctgctccccaggtgccagatattcccccacagtgccaggtatatgcccccagtcccagatattcccccacagtgccaggtacatgcccccagtgccaaatataaccccccagtgccagatattcccccacagtgccaggtacatgcccccagtgccaaatatacccccccagtgccacatatgcccccagtgccagatattcccccacagtaccaggtatatgcccccagtcccagatattcccccacagtgccaggtacatgcccccagtgccaaatatacccccccagtgccacatatgcccccagtgccagatattcccccacagtgccacatatgccccctcagtgcctgctcccctcagtgccagatattcccccacagtgccaggtatatgcccccagtgccatatattcccccacagtgccacatatgccccctcagtgcctgctcccctcagtgccagatattcccccacagtgccaggtatatgcccccagtgccagatattcccccacagtgccacatatgccccctcagtgcctgctccccccagtgccagatattccaccacagtgccaggtatatgcccccagtgccagatattcccacagagtgccacatatgccccctcagtgcctgctccccccagtgccagatattcccccagtgccaggtatatgcccccagtgccagatattccctcacagtgccacatatgccccctcagtgcctgctcccctcagtggcagatattcccccacagtgccaggtatatgcctccagtgccagatattcccccacagtgccacatatgccccctcagtgcctgctcccctcagtgccatatattcccccacagtgccaggtatatgcccccagtgccagatattcccccacagtgccacatatgccccctcagtggctgctctccccagtgccagatattcccccacagtgccaggtatatgcccccagtgccagatattccccacagtgccacatatgccccctcagtgcctgctccccccagtgccagatatccccccacagtgccaggtatatgcccccattgccagatattcccccacagtgtcacatatgccccctcagtgcctgctccccccagtgccagatattcccccacagtgccaggtatatacccccagtgccagatattcccccacagtgccaggtatatgcccccagtgccagatattcccccacagtgccaggtatatacccccagtgccagatattcccccacagtgccaggtatatgcccccagtgccagatattcccccacagtgccacatatgccctcataagtgcctgctcccccccgctcctttgtgttggagggacatggagggcacaacgcacgcctctcccgtgtccctcctggctcgccagcgggtctaataaaggaagtgcctgttcgtgagccaatcagagctcacgaacggcaattcctttattagaccggccggagagccaggagggacacgggagaggcgcgcgctgtgccctccgtgtccctccaacacagcagcggagggaaggagaccgcagattgacatgcggacgctcgtccgcatgtcaatctgtactaagtcagtggtgcccccgcagcccctcgcaccCACAAGCCactgcgaggactgcgggggcagtagttacgccactatatatatatatatctatatatatctatatatatgttccctaacaaattgtaataacaggaatgtgtatgtatgtgtgtatatgtatatgtatatatatatatatatatagatatagatatatgtatatcttgaggatggaaatagataatcataccatgtgtgggatcatattgtgcagagtcacgtaaacattaatctggtgggtataagaatattgtcacatattgcaacaataagttattaataataccagatttatgtatgattaatgtgaggggttttactggtcatggggcgggaactcagatacaaacaacagaaatcacatctcaagtcttagccatagcCCAccttttgagctgaccaatgatccccggtgcacaggataagtttcacccccgaaccaatggaagaagagcacacagtgtctattgtattatgttttgatcaactgtataaaaagccaagctgcctagccagtcggtaatctctctctctctgaagggtcatcttgcctgatagacctgagcaccgggaccgcgtggcgctggcaaaaccaaacgtatgtaccattgtattgtagcctcttttctgttattgtaattgtatctttgttgtaacccccttttattaattatgtgttggcgggtcggatcccaacttcctaaatacaattggtgtcgtgtctcctttccctgctagatttgtaagtgtattccagacacacgtgaagctgcacagtgctcacggtgtgtcgttgtgtgtgtatgcaccgcgtgtactctgtacgtccgtcgcggcgttagtacgcaaagtgcgtacacggtacgggactttgtacgcaaactgagtaataagtacgtaggttaaggattacatatagcggccacagcggctctattttaaagtgtattaagtgtggttttaagtattgcttttagtcctgtaagtaaatcagcatttacaagtgTGACACACAATCACTTTACAGACAGGTGTACAGGCTTtacttgttatttatttatttatttagtggtTCCCTTTCTGGCACACAACGCCAAATAGTCTAATTATGGCACTGGCAGAGGCAGAGCTCACGCCCCTCCCAACATCACCATCACAAGTATTTATTACATTATGGCTATGAATCTAACAGATTACAAAAACTACTGTATTACTACTAAAATTGGTGGAGGCACAGCTCAGAGGTAAAGCTGTAAACAGCTCCTCCCGGGCACCCATATTATAAATAAATGACCAATTCTCCATCTAGTTCATTTTGTCACGTTAATTTCCTAaagtaatattttttcttttttttctttctttcatttggtGCAGGTAATCTATCGCTCTGTACAAAAAAAGCACAGTCAGACAATTCTCAAAATGGCAACTGTCTGGCTACTGTCTTTCCTGCTGTATGGCCCAGCTCTTCTTATCTGGGAAAGTGTTTTTGGTAATAAAGGCATGGCAAAGAGTGATTGTGTTCCTGCCTTTTCTGACTCTTGGTTATTTCATTTGGCATCATCAGCTTTTGATTTGTTTATTCCGTTGGTGAGTATTTCATTCTTTAACTTGAGCATCTACTTGAACATCACAAAGCGCAGCAGAAAGAAACGACAACCGGTCTCTGACCTGAACGGAGGAAACGACACCAGGCCATTTATCATAGCAACTAATCAAGTTCTGTTTTCTGCACAATTAGATGGCATACAGAATATGGCAATTTTAAGACAGGGACTCAAAAAATTTCCCAGACAATGCTTTTCAAGAAAAATAGCAGCGTCTTCTTCACAGATGGACATTGTGCACAATTCTTACAATATCTGTGTCATTGATCTTTCCAGGGACAAGAGAATAGCCAAATATCTTGCAATTCTTGTTTGCACTTTTGCCATTTGTTGGGCTCCATATACTTTTCTAATATTTCTGAACTATGAGTGTCAGGGTTACTGCATTCCTTCTTATTGGTATGATATTACACTGTGGGTGTTATATTTAAATTCAGCAATCAACCCTATATTGTATCCATTGTGTCATAAGAGTTTTAGAAAAGCCTTCTCAACCATTTTACGTGTGCCCTTgtagcatacttgccgactttaaatatctcctctccgtgagaagcctggagaggagacactgcaggagacttcagggagCGGGGCCGGGCtatgacatcattaagccccgTCCCCACATTGGGAAATGTTGCGTTTCGCCggtccgtgggaagggggcggggctagaaTGAAGCGATTTGCATCATGTTAACCCCCACCCCCTTACTCGTGTATACGGGAGTTTATCTcttcatcctgctcgcatcactagggtgcgagcaggatgcgggagacctgcctacttttCTGGGGATACGGGGGGCTACTCAAAAAAACAGGAGCCTCCCACAGCttctggaagagtaggcaagtatgccttgtaGCAGCTTACAATGTTATTCATTTAGAATTGCAATATATTACCTTCCAAACCTATCATACTCTAATACATTGTGAGGGCTAGGAATTGTTTTAAGTGTGTttaattttcacaaaataacttaaaAAACTCTTCTGACCCACACATTATAATGTATTCTGTGTAATTAGCGAGAAGTGACCTGTAAACTAACAAAATAAAGTGCATTTAAATTTTTCAGGAAAAAATACCTTTAATTTTCAAAATGAATTTATGACTTGCTGTAACCATGATGACAATTTCTGTCAAAGGACGTAATATCTGCCAGTCATTATTACGCTAATGGTGTAGTTATTAAAATTATTAATATTAGTTGATGATTTTTCTAATCATAATTTATTGTATTCattttctccctctctctttctctcctctctctatgagtGGGATGTACAGCACTAACATCACATCTCTTATCGGGTACATATGACACCAGCGTTAATAACACCAGAATGTACctagaagagctgtcctttgctatatAGGACTTCTGGGTTCAGGAACCAGGagtccttctgtgcatgtgcaCAGTGATGCAGTGGACACCAGGGGTGCTAGGAGTGATCCAAAAGAATCCCTCTCAGGTGGAAAGGTGAAAAGAAGTCAACAAGCTTCTATTGGGTAACACCACATAAAGATGGCATTACCCACcgggtccaagctccagaatgattccggagcttggtacatcTGGGAAAAATGTCAGTTTTCAGATGTTTGGCTGCATTTTACTTTTAGTACATCTCGCCttgaatacagtatgtgtgtttgtgttataTGTATATCGTCAATATATAATATGTTACTGTGACTGTGTAGTAAAAATagctttaaaaatattttattaacataacgtactttgggggtcattccgagttgattgctcgctgccggttttcgcagcgcagcaatcaggtgaaaaaacggcatttatgcgcatgcgtatgccccgcaatgcgcacgcgcgacgtacaggtacaaagccctttgtggttgtgctcagattCTAGCGaaatttttcttcgcactgacggccgcaagaagattgacagaaagggggcgtttctgggtgtcaactgatcgttttcagggagtgtttgtaaaaatgcaggcgtgtctgaaaaaatgcaggcatggctggcgttcgctgggcgggtgtatgacgtcaaatccggacatgaataggctgaagtgatcacaaatgctgagtaggttcagcgctactctgaaactgcacaaactgtttttgcagagctcggctgcacaagcgttcgcacttctgctaagctaaaatacactccccagtgggcggcggcatagcgtttgcacagctgctaaaactagccagggagcgatcaactcggaatgaccccctttgtccagtGGTCTTGCAGTTAATCCAAtggctgcatctttgtacacagcatCAGATCAGACAAGCCGGCATTGGGAGTCTTTTTACTTTAGATGCATCCTGCTGCCTTTGCATATTTTGGTAGAGCTGCTGCGTACAAAGACACAGCGACTGTGCTATAGCCTCCATCTCTTAAACACGCCCTAAATACGTATGCCCACCATTTATTACAAATATGTGAATATGTAAATACTTGCACCTCATAAAACAATTGAGTACAGAAACTAATAATTCCACATAGACAtctattggaaatagtaacctgtagtAAGCAGAGCGAGCCTGCGGGGGTACatgttttaatgttctgaacaagtttaattaTGTTCTAAAGTAGTTTAGTTATGCTAatccagggggtcccatgttctctACCTGAACCCAAACACTGTCCTACCACATGGCTTATTTATTGACCGCGCACTACTAGATCAAGTGCAGCCCAGAGCGAAAATTTCCTTTGCCTCCCCCCCACAAAAATGAACATATCTCAGTTTAAGCATAATGATACGTGGCACATATAGAATCTCTAACCTTTTGACTTTTTTCCCAGATTGTGTACTTTTTCCTGCATTTTGCATCTTAATTCAATAACAGTGTGCTAGGTACTTGGGATTTGTAtttttactgactcctctacaccctacactacattacaggcCCTTCTTTACCCTACAcaactacattactgacccttctacaccctacactacattacagaccaTTCTATGCCCTACACAACTACATTACTgatccttctacaccctacactacattactgactcctctacactacatcactgagccctctacaccctacactacattatggATGCTTCTATACCATACACAACATCACTTACCCTTCCTCACACAACACTATGTAACTGTCCCATCTATACCCTACAGTAAATCCTTGAACCCTATATACCCTACAATACATTACTTATCCTTCTGTACCCTGCACTACTGGCCCCTGTATATCCtacactacactactgacccctctataccctacactacattcctgacccttctataccctacactacattactgagccctctataccctatactacattcctgacctctctataccgcacagtacatcactgacccttctatactctacactacgtcactgacccctctataccctacactacattcctgaaccctttatactgtacactacatcactgaccattctttttttttttttattgaagcatcagtaTTCCAATTCAAAATCACTGTGACAAGCGGTAATAACGTTTTTGAGATTTAAGGAAATCAACATACAGTAACATAAAATATGTGTCGTCTTTATACTGTTGAATTATGTAATGTCACAATAAGGGGGTACAGCGcatgtgtatacacatacacacactatatatgaaCAAAAATCAAGTCGAATACAATCATAGTCAATAGTTGCCGTGCCACCAGCTCCCCGCCTTCCCCCCGCCACCACTTTGATCAAACTAGGCTTTATTCCAAACAATTTGTCTGAGTTCAATTGTCATCCGAAATATCATATTACAGAGGAATTGGAGGGTCATTAGCTGCCATTTGTAACATATACCAAGTCGTGTCTTTTAAGCTATTGTGAATTTGTGTTCTTATTGGGAATGATACGGTGGCTATATATGATTCCCACATTAGGAAGAACCTCTCAACTTTAGCTTCTCTAGCCAGAATTACTTCGACCCACTGCATCCTGAATAGGTAATGCAATTTAGCTTTAAAAAGTGACAAGAGTGGCTGAGAGGGTTGTAGCCAGGTTTGTAGAATGGTTTTGCAGTCCGCCGCTCCTATAGCTAGCAAGAGACGTTTGCCACCATGCGATATGCGAATATTGGGAGGAAGCATGCCAAACAAAGCCCATTCAGGTGTCATAGGGATATAATTAATCAAATTATCAGTAGAATATTTTCTGACCTGGGTCCAAAAACCTCGAATTACAGGACATTCCCAAAGACAATGAAATAAATCTGCTGAACTAGCGCCACATTTGTAACAGTTGGAATTTGGAGAATCGCCTATCAAGAATCTCCTATTTGGAGATAAATAAGCTCTATGTAATATGTTTAAGAACATAGCTATATACGGAGAGTAAGGTAACAGAGTACACGCCTTGGCATGAGAACGAAGTATATAATTGGATGATACATTAGGAAGTCGGGAAAGCCATGGAGTTAGGTTCTTATCAGACTTATCTGGTATAAACACCTGACGTATGCAATTATACGTTAAGGAAATAGCTTTTTTTGTCAAGCCTTGGCTTTGTAGTAGTATATCTAATGGATTATTCCAATCCGAAGGCGAGAAAGGTCTTATAATAAAGCTAATGTAATGTTGGGCCTGTAAGAATGCAATAGGATGGGACGCCATCCAGGGATAGTGTTCTTTAGCCTCCTGGAACGTGGAAGGTCTCCTCGCCGACTCACAAACCAAACCCCTCACATCATTCACACCATGGGTTCGCCAAGTGGAAAAAGGGTAGGAAGCCTGCCCATTTTGGAATTCAGGATTGTCAATGAAAGTAAGGAACAGAGATTTATATGCATTTAATCCAAATTTATGTATCAATACATGCCAAGTTTTCCTAGTATGCCAGAGCAATGGGTTATCATGTATTTCTGGTAAAATTTCCTGATCATGTACATGAAGAAAGCTAGTAAGATTGGTTTCTCCCAGGAATTCCCTTTCTAGAGACGTGTTTGCATAGAGATCTCGACCATGTAGCCAGTCTGTAATGTATCTTATATGTGCTGCATATGAGTACAATTGGACATCAGTAGAGTTTTTTCCcccattgttttttgtttgttgcagCTTGTTCAATCCTATTCTTGGATGCTTACCGttccaaataaattgtctaaaACTGCGATTAATCGATTTTGCATCTTTATTGGAGATCACATAGGGAAGCGCCTGTATTAGAAACATTAATTTTGGGAATGAAATCATTTTAATAAGATTTGCCCTACCCAAATATGACACCAAAAGATTTCTCCAGCCATCCAGTTCTGTTGTTATAGAGTGTATTACAGAAGAAAAATTAAGATCATAAAGGAGAAAAGGATTATGTGAGATTTTAACCCCACAGTACGTAAATTGTTGGTGAGCCCACAATATTGGGATATTGGATTTAAAAGAAACACGAGAAGAGGGGTTTCCAAGATGAAGCGCCACCGATTTGGACATGTTGACTTTGAAGCCAGACACCAGTCCAAAGTCATCCAAAAGAGAGAATATTTTATCGAGAGACTCAGAGGGGTCCCTCACAAACAACAAGATGTTGTCCACGAAAGCGGTCAGTTTTATTTCCCTTTGACCAATCTCAATTCCTCGAAAATAGTTACCTCCTTGTAAAATTCGGAGCAATGGATCTATAGCTAAATTGAATAAAATAGTagaaagggggcagccttgtctagtgCCCCTGGACATAACAATAGGGTTGCTACAACATCCATTTATCAGTTAAGAGGTGGAAGGGCTGGTGTAGATATATTtgataaaattaataaaaacaggATCAAATTGTCTCATATGAAGAACTCTAAGTAGATGCGGCCACAGGACAGTATCGAACGCCTTGGTCGTATCCAGATTTAGAAGAATATTTTGAGTGCAAGGTTCTCCATAAGACTTCACCACCGCTGCTATTGTTGTTCGAATTCCTTTAACTAAGTGTTTGTGGTGAACAAATCCTAGCTGGTGGTCTGTAAGAAGCTGTGGAAGTAGCAGCTGAAGTCTGTCCGCCATAATTTTTGTCAGTAGTTTAATGTCAGTGTTAAGTAACGTGATCGGTCTATAGGAGTCAATTTGTTGGGGGTCCCGATGTGGTTTGGGAATCAAGACTGTATGTGCGTTGTTAAAATGTGGAAAGATTGTGTTATTGTGGAGAATTTCTTTGAACAATTCCCCCAAAGAAGGGGCTATGTGTCCCTGTAGTATTTTATAATATTCGCTGGGCAACCCGTCAGGGCCTGGCGATGTAACTTCAGATTAGAAA from Pseudophryne corroboree isolate aPseCor3 chromosome 5, aPseCor3.hap2, whole genome shotgun sequence encodes the following:
- the LOC134929643 gene encoding histamine H3 receptor-like, with translation MLRKRVNFQHVWEAEEEDIAAEVLPDRPEHRDRVALAKPNVIYRSVQKKHSQTILKMATVWLLSFLLYGPALLIWESVFGNKGMAKSDCVPAFSDSWLFHLASSAFDLFIPLVSISFFNLSIYLNITKRSRKKRQPVSDLNGGNDTRPFIIATNQVLFSAQLDGIQNMAILRQGLKKFPRQCFSRKIAASSSQMDIVHNSYNICVIDLSRDKRIAKYLAILVCTFAICWAPYTFLIFLNYECQGYCIPSYWYDITLWVLYLNSAINPILYPLCHKSFRKAFSTILRVPL